Proteins co-encoded in one Kocuria flava genomic window:
- a CDS encoding M50 family metallopeptidase, with the protein MGTALFLVGVVLAAVAIAASIALHELGHLVPAKLFGVRVTQYMVGFGRTLVSVRRGETEYGLKAVPLGGYVAMAGMYPPAADGAPAVASRTGFLQQLAAQARTADEERTGPAGDGREFHRLPVWQRVVIMLGGPVMNLLLGTLCLTVLLTGFGTPTPTTTVAWVAECVVPAEQQAAGRTECGPGDPPAPANAAGLRPGDVVTAVDGAPVGSWTELTERIRDRAGSPTTVVLERGDRTVTAELTPVATSRPVLDATGAAVTGEDGQPRYEDAGFIGISPTSEPVRQPVGEVPGAVAEALGRIAGVVLHLPERVVEVGRAAFGDAPRDPDGPISVVGVGRISGEIAAHEEIALRDKAASLVGLVGSVNLALFVFNLLPLLPLDGGHIAGALWEQLRRGSARVLGRADPGPFDPARLLPLTWTVAALMIGVSGLLVYADVVAPVQLF; encoded by the coding sequence ATGGGCACGGCCCTGTTCCTGGTGGGCGTGGTGCTGGCCGCCGTGGCCATCGCCGCCTCGATCGCGCTGCACGAGCTCGGCCACCTGGTGCCCGCCAAGCTGTTCGGGGTGCGCGTGACCCAGTACATGGTCGGCTTCGGGCGCACCCTCGTGTCCGTCCGGCGCGGGGAGACCGAGTACGGTCTCAAGGCCGTCCCGCTGGGCGGCTACGTCGCGATGGCCGGGATGTACCCGCCGGCCGCGGACGGCGCCCCTGCCGTCGCCTCCCGCACCGGCTTCCTGCAGCAGCTCGCGGCGCAGGCCCGCACCGCGGACGAGGAGCGCACCGGCCCCGCGGGGGACGGCCGCGAGTTCCACCGCCTGCCCGTGTGGCAGCGGGTCGTGATCATGCTGGGCGGGCCCGTGATGAACCTGCTGCTGGGCACCCTGTGCCTGACCGTGCTGCTCACCGGCTTCGGCACCCCCACCCCGACCACCACGGTCGCGTGGGTCGCCGAGTGCGTGGTGCCCGCCGAGCAGCAGGCCGCCGGGCGCACCGAGTGCGGCCCCGGGGACCCGCCGGCCCCCGCCAACGCCGCCGGGCTGCGCCCGGGTGACGTCGTGACCGCCGTCGACGGCGCGCCGGTGGGCTCGTGGACCGAGCTCACCGAGCGGATCCGGGACCGGGCGGGGAGCCCGACCACCGTGGTCCTCGAGCGCGGGGACCGCACCGTCACGGCCGAGCTCACCCCCGTGGCCACCTCCCGGCCGGTCCTGGACGCCACCGGCGCCGCGGTGACCGGGGAGGACGGGCAGCCGCGCTACGAGGACGCCGGGTTCATCGGCATCAGCCCCACCAGCGAGCCCGTCCGGCAGCCGGTCGGGGAGGTCCCGGGCGCGGTCGCCGAGGCGCTGGGCCGGATCGCCGGGGTGGTCCTGCACCTGCCCGAGCGGGTGGTCGAGGTGGGCCGCGCCGCCTTCGGGGACGCCCCCCGGGACCCGGACGGGCCGATCTCCGTGGTCGGGGTCGGCCGCATCTCCGGGGAGATCGCCGCCCACGAGGAGATCGCGCTGCGGGACAAGGCGGCCTCGCTGGTCGGGCTGGTCGGCTCCGTGAACCTGGCCCTGTTCGTCTTCAACCTGCTGCCGCTGCTGCCCCTCGACGGCGGGCACATCGCCGGGGCCCTGTGGGAGCAGCTGCGCCGCGGCAGCGCCCGCGTGCTCGGCCGCGCGGACCCCGGGCCCTTCGACCCGGCCCGCCTGCTGCCCCTCACCTGGACCGTGGCCGCCCTGATGATCGGGGTCTCGGGGCTGCTGGTCTACGCCGACGTCGTGGCCCCGGTGCAGCTGTTCTGA